The region ACCGGCAAGACCACGCTTTCGGCCGATGCCAGCCGCACGCTGATCGGCGATGACGAGCATGGCTGGTCGGACACGGCGGTCTTCAACTTCGAAGGCGGCTGCTACGCCAAGATGATCCGACTGTCGGAAGAGGCCGAGCCGGAAATCTACGCCACCACCCGCATGTTCGGCACCGTGCTCGAAAACGTGGTGATGGACGAGCAGACCCGCGAACTCGACTTCGACGACAACTCGCTCGCCGAGAACACCCGCGGCGCCTATCCGATCGACTACATCCCGAACACGAGCGAGCACAATCTCGGGCCCGTTCCGAGCAACGTCGTGATGCTGACCGCCGATGCGTTCGGCGTGCTGCCTCCGATCGCGCGCCTCACTCCCGACCAGGCGATGTATCACTTCCTGTCGGGCTACACCGCGAAGGTTGCCGGCACCGAAATCGGCGTGACCGAACCGGAAGCGACCTTCTCGACCTGCTTCGGCGCGCCCTTCATGCCGCGCCACCCGAGCGTCTACGGCAACCTGCTCAAGGAGCGCATCGCCAAGGGCGGCGTGCAGTGCTGGCTGCTCAATACCGGCTGGACCGGCGGCAAGTACGGCGTCGGCAACCGCATGCCGATCAAGGCGACCCGCGCGCTGCTCAACGCCGCGCTCGACGGCAAGATGGACGATGTCGAGTTCCGCAAGGACCCGAACTTCGGTTTCGACGTGCCGGTGAGCGTTCCGGCGCTCGAGGAAGCAGGTATCGACCAGACGATCCTCGACCCGCGTTCGACCTGGGCCGACAAGGACGAATACGACCGCACCGCGCACAAGCTGGTGCAGCTCTTCGTCGACAATTTCGCGCAGTTCGAAAGCCACGTCGACGAAGGCGTGAAGCAGGCGGCTCCGCAGTCGGCGGCACAGGTCGCCTGAACCAGATCAAGAGCTGGAGAGGAAAGGCTCCCTTCCCGATAGCGGGGAGGGAGCCTTTTTCTTTGCACATGGGTCGCCCATGATGGGCAGCGAATCGAAAGAGGGAGGTGATTGATGAGCCTGTTCGACAGTATTCTCGGCCAAGTCAGCGACAATCCGACGGTCAAGAACATGGCCGAGAAGTTCGGCATCGACCCGGCCGATGCCGCGAAGGCGGTTGCCGCGCTCGGAGAAGCGCATCAGGACCCGCGCGACACGATCGAGGTCGCACAGGCGAAGACCGGCATGGATGCAGCCATGCTCAATCAGATCCGCGATGCGATTGGCGGGGAAGGGTCCCTTTCCAAGTTCGCCTCGATGCTCGACCGCGATGGCGACGGCAGCCCGCTGGACGATATCGCCAGCATGGCGAGCAGCTTCTTCGGCAAGAAATAGCGCGCGCTAGCTGCTCGTCGCGATGCTCGGCTGGCCGTAGACGGTGAAGCTGGCCCACAGCTTGGGATCGTCGCGGAACGGGTAGTTGCCCTTCGAATCCCTGTAATCGCGGGTCATGCGCTGCGCTTCCTGCATCGCGATCTCCGGCGCCTTGCCCTTCTTCAGCTGGTCCATGAAACGGGTCATCAGGATGAGGGTCGCCTTGTCGCTGACGTTCCACAGGCTCGCGATAACCTGGCTGGCGCCTTTCGCGGTCCAGGTGCGTGCGACGCCGAAACCGCCGCCGTCCATGTAACGCCCGAGGCCGGTCTGACATGCGCTCATCACGACGATGGGGTTGTTCTCGCGCATACCGTCGAAGCGTTCCTGCCGGATATGGCCCGGGCGGTAGTGGCTGTTGCCGGACATGGCGATGAGCCCCTGGGTGAGCGGATTGACCTTCTGGTCGGCGATCGCGTGCGTCGCGATGTAGATCATCCCGGCTTTCGGCCGCTCCTTGATTGCGGAGACCAACGCCTGCCGCGTCGCATCCTTGCCCATCAGCACGCGCGACTTGTCCGGATCGACCCGCGATGCGACGCGCTTCGCTTCCAGCTCGGCACCGGGCAGGTCCTTCCAGATATAGACCGGATCGTCCGACAGGTCGGGATTGCCGACGATCACAGCCTGTTCGAGATCGAGCCGCCTGTGGTCGAAACCGAGATCTTCGCCTGCCAGCGATGCGATGTCGGGCAGAACGACGAACGACCAGTTCTCATACGCCTCGCGGCCACCAAGCTTGAGCGCGGCATAGGGCGCAGTACCGGTGTCGCGCGTGCCGACGATCAGCAGGCGCCCCTGTCGTTCTGCAAGCGCCTCCCCGACGATGCGCGGGAGCAGCTGCTCCGCCGTTTTCGCGAGCGTCTCCTCGCGCTTCGCTTTCGCCTCCTCGGTATTGTCCTCGGCGCGAAGCTGGCGGAGGTCGGCCGGGGTGGGAGCAGGCTCGCCGCGCAGGCGCGGTGCGCGAACTTCGGCAAAGCGGTTGACCCCTATGCCTTCCGTCAATTGGCCGAGACCCTGGTAGGGATTGCCGCTGTTGCTCATGATGATCCCGCCATCGGGCGAAAAAAGCCATGCGGTGACGAAGCTCCCGTCGAGTGAATGGACCAGCGCGTAGGTCGGCACGCCGTCTTCCGACAGGCGCGCGAGGTTGGCCTTGATCTGTTCGAGGTCGCGCTGGGCGCGTTCGAGGTCCTTGTCCTTGCCCGGCTCGACGACGTAGCCGGTCAGCTCCTTCGTGCGCATCACCTCGGCGAACAGGCGCGAGCCGGCAAGCATCTCCAGGAGCTGGTTGCTCTCCCACTCCATCAGCGGGACGGTCATGTCTATTTCGTAGGAGGCGGGCCCTGCAGGTTGCGCGTCAGCTGCCTGTTCGGGAAGGTCGGCGAATTGCGCGATCTCCTCCGGCGGGGACGCGGTCTCTTTCGGCGCGTCCTCGCAGGCGCTGAGGCACAGGGCGGCTGCACAAATGGCGACAATGTAACGCACGACGACTCCCCATCATCCTGCGATCCCGTCGGAGGAGGAAACGCTCGGCGAGGCGGTTTGTCAAATCGTCGCGAGCAGGCTCAGGCCGTAGTGCGCTCCACATAGCGCGCGACATTCTTCGCCAGCACGTCGAGCGGAGCGTTGCCGCCGAGGATGACGGCGTCGTTGAACGCCTTCATGTCGTAGGCCTCGCCCAGCGCACTTTCCGCAAGCGCGCGCTGGCGCACGATCTCGCTGTGACCGACCTTGTAGCCGCAGGCCTGGCCCGCCCAGCTGCAATAGCGATCGACTTCGCTCTCGACCTCGGGTCGCTTCGAGCCGTTGCGCTCGACGAAGAAATTGACCGCACGCTCGCGGCTCCAGCGCTTGTGGTGGAGACCGGTGTCGACGACCATGCGGCAGGCACGGAACGCGAGGCTCTGCAGATAGCCGAGGCGCCCGACCTTGAAGTCGTCATAGGCGCCGAGCTCGTCCGCCAGCTGTTCGCCGTAGAGCGCCCAGCCTTCGCTGAAGGCATTGAAGGCGAGGATCGAGCGGATCAGCGGCAGGCGGTTGGAATATTCGCCCTCCCACACATGGCCCGGGATGGTCTCGTGATAGGTGAGGTCGGCAAGGTCGTATTTGCGGTGAAGATCGGTCGTGCGCAGGTTGATCCACATGCGACCGGGGATCGTGCCGTCCTTGCTCCCCGCACCGCCATAGGCGCCCGGCGCTCCGGGTTCTTCGGCGAGGGGCAAGCGGCGCACTTCGAGGTTCGGGTCGACCAGCGTGTTGAAAGCGCGCGGCATCTGCGACTTGATCCAGTCGATCCGGTCGTTGATGAAGGCCATGATCTCTGCCCGGCCCGGATCGCCTTCCTTGAACTTGTAGCGCGAGTCCTCGGACAGAGCCTGCATCCGCTCTCCGACGCTGCCAGTGGTGTAGCCGATTTCCTTCAGGATCGGGTCCATGCGGGCATGAAGCGCTGCGAGTTCTTCGAGGCCGCGTTCATGCACCTCGTCCGGCGATAGCGTCGTCGTGGTGCTGGCGCGCAGGCCCCAGGCATACCACTCGTCGCCGCGCGGGCGCGCCCACAGCCCGGGATCGGACGTCGCGACCTTCTGCTGCGCATAAAGCTCGGCAAGCTGCGCTTCGAGCGC is a window of Erythrobacter sp. HKB08 DNA encoding:
- a CDS encoding phosphoenolpyruvate carboxykinase, which produces MTIALSHSLASQGIETDAKIHPNLGTAQLVEHAIDNGEGRLSKYGSLVVETGKHTGRSAKDKFIVKDDETADTVWWGKTNVDMTPEHFAALKEDFLKAVGEKETLYVADLFGGSQPEHRVKVRVINELAWHNLFIRTLLCRPTADELEGFVPEYTIIDLPTFRADPERHGTRSETVVAVNLSEKLILIGGTKYAGEMKKSVFGILNYLLPTKGVMPMHCSANVGPDGKTAVFFGLSGTGKTTLSADASRTLIGDDEHGWSDTAVFNFEGGCYAKMIRLSEEAEPEIYATTRMFGTVLENVVMDEQTRELDFDDNSLAENTRGAYPIDYIPNTSEHNLGPVPSNVVMLTADAFGVLPPIARLTPDQAMYHFLSGYTAKVAGTEIGVTEPEATFSTCFGAPFMPRHPSVYGNLLKERIAKGGVQCWLLNTGWTGGKYGVGNRMPIKATRALLNAALDGKMDDVEFRKDPNFGFDVPVSVPALEEAGIDQTILDPRSTWADKDEYDRTAHKLVQLFVDNFAQFESHVDEGVKQAAPQSAAQVA
- a CDS encoding CHAT domain-containing protein, with translation MRYIVAICAAALCLSACEDAPKETASPPEEIAQFADLPEQAADAQPAGPASYEIDMTVPLMEWESNQLLEMLAGSRLFAEVMRTKELTGYVVEPGKDKDLERAQRDLEQIKANLARLSEDGVPTYALVHSLDGSFVTAWLFSPDGGIIMSNSGNPYQGLGQLTEGIGVNRFAEVRAPRLRGEPAPTPADLRQLRAEDNTEEAKAKREETLAKTAEQLLPRIVGEALAERQGRLLIVGTRDTGTAPYAALKLGGREAYENWSFVVLPDIASLAGEDLGFDHRRLDLEQAVIVGNPDLSDDPVYIWKDLPGAELEAKRVASRVDPDKSRVLMGKDATRQALVSAIKERPKAGMIYIATHAIADQKVNPLTQGLIAMSGNSHYRPGHIRQERFDGMRENNPIVVMSACQTGLGRYMDGGGFGVARTWTAKGASQVIASLWNVSDKATLILMTRFMDQLKKGKAPEIAMQEAQRMTRDYRDSKGNYPFRDDPKLWASFTVYGQPSIATSS
- a CDS encoding DUF885 family protein, coding for MNSQHFDITRRQVLAGLGASTALTLGGCASYAVRPGALDEARQIGADRLLEGVAYSLLEHEPERATSLGVDTGNYASLRSRMEDQSAQGQAAYAAQLRRDLELVKRYPREGLDADTVTNLDVVESAYSTALDGFALPYGDVAVGSWRNTPYVVIQNVGTYLDAPRFFDSTHPLREAEDFDAYVARLEQLPEVLNGELGRMKAARGMGVVPPDFLLAKAVDQMRTTLQDAMGGGALVAPLAMSKNEHAGVAAGRARKIVTERVAPALEAQLAELYAQQKVATSDPGLWARPRGDEWYAWGLRASTTTTLSPDEVHERGLEELAALHARMDPILKEIGYTTGSVGERMQALSEDSRYKFKEGDPGRAEIMAFINDRIDWIKSQMPRAFNTLVDPNLEVRRLPLAEEPGAPGAYGGAGSKDGTIPGRMWINLRTTDLHRKYDLADLTYHETIPGHVWEGEYSNRLPLIRSILAFNAFSEGWALYGEQLADELGAYDDFKVGRLGYLQSLAFRACRMVVDTGLHHKRWSRERAVNFFVERNGSKRPEVESEVDRYCSWAGQACGYKVGHSEIVRQRALAESALGEAYDMKAFNDAVILGGNAPLDVLAKNVARYVERTTA